Within the Glycine max cultivar Williams 82 chromosome 12, Glycine_max_v4.0, whole genome shotgun sequence genome, the region gttAATGGGTAATTATGTCTGAACACCATAATATCAAATACACTCCACACTAACACCTACCCCCttcttttatcatattatattactTATCATATCTTCACTTTGCTCTTTTCTTTCTCTGGGTGTTATCTAGCATGTCATGTCCATGTATAATTTTCCAATTAGAAAATGACAGATACTTGCAAATTATCAAGTTGCATCAATCAACAGTGTTGATTagttgatttattatttatttattttaattgcttgATTGTAGGGTATTGCTGGGGAGTGTGACTAATTATGTCACCACAAATGCGAGTTGCCCTATAACGATTGTGAAAGACTCTGCCCCTTCTACTAACTGATATGCTACTGAATTTGGTTGGCCTTTGTAATCGGTTGTTTTTATCTTCATCAGAGACCAGACTGCTTTTCCCTCCGTTCTTACTTCTTACAGATGCTTAATTGGGTTTATGAACACACATGATGATTAAGGATTCGGCAAGCATAATGTATATTTTCGGAGTCTCTTTTAAGTGCTTGGTTATAATCACAAAATTGTGCTTATAAATAAGCTTTGTGCTGGATCTATTTCAAACTTACTAGTGCACATGATGTGGTGGTGTGAAATGTTTGATACTTTGATTCTCAGTCTTTACTGCGTCATATACTCTTATCAATCTTTTGCTTTCGGGCTATTCTATGACTTGTTTGTGTGGATGTTTAGTTTTGGGTGGCTTTCTTTAACAACAAATCCATCCCTATGTTTGTCATTCAATTTAAACATGGTCATTCTGTTGTTACTACCTACCTCTACGACAATTGCTTTTTTGGGGCGTACAAAGTGGTCTGAAAGCCTAACCAAAGATTACCTACTTACTCTTTGATGGCAGGTATATTAAAGAACAAATGCAAAGAAACACACGAAGGAATAAAATCACACTACAATTGTCGCAAATGTTATTGTCCAATCACACTACAAACGTcttgaataataattatttaaagggGTTGCCAACATACCcactcaaaaaaaattaaaaggtatatattAGCAATCAACACCTTTTCACTCGGACTAAAAAACCATTTATCCTTTATTTTACAACAGTAAAAAATAAAGCACTACCAAGTAATTTTCATTtcacttatttttgttttaattttgaaaatgaaaattacccCTTTTCACTTTTCCACGTTTCTCTTTTTTTACCCACTAATTTCTCTTTTTCAGATTCTCTTCACGATTTCATCTTCTCCAAATCATCTCTTAATTTGACAAATCCCGTTTTAGTTAGAAAGGCGCCTCTGCCATGGTGTATTACGAACAAGCTGCCTGATTATATAAACTATTAATCCCGTTAAGAATTGATTGCTGCACTGATGAGTGCAATTGGATTTTTCTTTGTCAAGCGATGATTTTGTGAGAAGTTATCATCCCTGCTTGTGTTATAacaacaatattaattaatccACGTATAAGTTTGAACACGAAAATCATTTGGGATCTACGACTCTAATAAAAATTTTGACATGAAAAATGAACCTCAACCTTTCTGAAATTGTGAAACAAATCCACTTTTTGGATCTTAAAGCGCATGTGACAAACTAATTAACGTGCTAAATGGTAGACCCTGAACCTCTTAAAGATAAAGCCAAATCCATCCAAATTTTAGATTGTATAAATTGATGGTTGCAGACCCTAAGCATTTTAGGAGTGGATGTGCAAGTGCAACTGTGGATTTTGTAGGACGATGGGAGAGAGAAAACAATGttcaaattatttgtattttcaaaaattaaaattgcataattGTCCTTCAACTTACCCTGTTCTAAATAAAGGAtgaattcttcttttttttctaacataaaAGGTATTAAATGCTAACATATACCTAATTTTTAAGTGAGTCTATGTTAGCAATCCCCTTATTTAaacattcaaaaattaaattgaataattattatttaaatatgcttttttagaatattatgcGAAACATATGGTTAaagctattaaaatttaaaacattgcattaacatacaaaaattataataattatttacgcAATGCTAATATGTTGTTTTGATCGTTTATcacttatttatataatttttattatttaacgtgagttgttttaaaaaaaactattgtagACAAGTTTGAAAAACTAATATATGTAATAtacatatttaatgaaaatgagaaaaagaaatattaatatttttacacGATTTAgtaaattcttaaattatttttttaaaaaaagttactatctataattattaataatgagAATTATCTCATTTGGTGTTGTGGATAATTTTACTCTTAAACTACttcttaaattttcattatttttatattattagttttttttattctcattttttaacttctattttttgattatttaaaaaatttagagagacaTTTTGTGCCTCTCTTCccctaattagaaaataatattgagTATGAAAAATAAACACGGTTTAAATAACATGACgacaatatataatttatctcaGTATTTATTGCAGCAAAACattaaactgaaaaaaaaataatcaattaatagTGAATgagagtttgaatgaggaaatTCTGTCAATTGTTAAGACAGTAGTTACATTTTGTAGTATGTCTTTGAACCATGAAACCAAATGTCGTTGTAGTATAGTGGTAAGTATTCCCGCCTGTCACGCGGGTGACCCGGGTTcgatccccggcaacggcgagtgttttttaatttgttaagttAACCGGGTTTGGTTCCAAACGTAAGCTTCTACGCGACACACAATTGTTATATTGTTGCTTGCAAGCAATACAAATACAATTTCTTTTTTGAGCAAACAAAATCGCATCCAGTTATATCCCAAGAAAAATACTATAATGTTATCTTCCTTTGGTTTTGTTTCATCAGCCTATATGTCTGATTCCGACGTGTCACGCCGGAAAATGACAACAACGACGAGAATTCACATAATGGCCTTAGACGGCATCGTCAACGTTAATTCACTCTTCACCTTAGCCCTATTCCTCGGCATCACCACCACCAGCACCACCAACACCCTCATCGGCGACGACAACGCCGCATGCGCCGCCGGAGCCTCCATTTCGGAAGGCCTCATCGCGTTCCACGTGTACTCCTTCAGCTCGTTTCTATTCTCGAGCCTCATCGCTTTGGCTCTCAAAAACATCATCAACTTCAGCAAGGACATCAAAGACGGTGACGTCGTTctggacaacaacaacaacaactggGTTCACAGTGCTGCGAAAATTAACACTGTTGTTTTGAGGTTGGGAACTCTCGTTTCGGCTTTTGGGTCGGTTTTCGGATGTGGGTTCTTGGTGATGGCTCTTGTGGATTTGGTACAGATCAAGTTGGGAACTTTGGCTTGTGGTAGTCCTCATACTTTTGCTGCCGTGGCTCCATTGCTTGTTCTTGTTCCCACTGCGCTACTGATCTATGTTGTTCTCGTCCTCTATTCCTTTACTCGTTAATTAATTaggcttttatatatattgcatagtactattaaataaattatattaatatgatgATTTAATGTGTCAAAGTGGATAAATCTCCACAATAGGAATCAATTTTATTGCATGTATCAAATATTGCATCATTcgatcaattttattttattattttgtatgtattattttaattttattgcatgtatcaaatatgatatatatttttttaatataatgatCATAGAAGCCTGCAGCTTGCAGAAAATTTGTTTCCTGCTGTGCTTGCTTGGGAGGGAGGAGTGATTATCAATTACTTTTTGTGAAGCAAAATTGAAGTCCAGGCAAATGATGTTCTCTTCCCATCACTTCATTAGAATACTATTATTTGCAATCTTTCTTGCGCTGAGGAGTGGAGAACACTGAACACGTGATTAGATTTCTTCATTTTACTTGCTTCTCACCACCTCCTTCATGTGATCTCGTCTCTGATATATTTGGAAGTTACCTTATGTTCTCTCTCATTTCATAATTATACCGATATTCTCAACCTAACCAATGTATACCTCTATTTggttacttttttttccttcttattttgcCTTGTTAATGTTAGCGAGTGTAAAACCTGTGTAGTGTTTATAGATAATATTCATATTAAACGAACATGGCCTTTTTTTGTTTGCTAGGAAAATGAATCAGCTGTTCGTTGATACCATAACGGTATGTTcatatgaatattattttcctaaaattgCTATAATGGTTTCTGACACAGAGATTCTTGTGCTCTGGTTGGTTTTGTAGATCGGTGCACAGGAGAATTAAGAAAAAACAGATTTTGCAGGATTAGAATGGAGTAGCAACATTACAATTATCTTCTGCCAGTatcaatattaatttcattaggAGTAAAACTATTCACTGATTGTAGGCATTGTGCACATTTTTTCTTCACTTAAATGACGATTTGTGGAGCATATATTTTATTCACATGCAATGCAAACGAGGTTTTGTTAGCTGACGTACAAATGTATTATCTCGATGCTATAGTATTATGTTCTTTTGATACCTAACAAGACttgtcaaatatttttatttttaatgacacAAGTTGTCAAATATTATGTctgaaactaaattaaaaatgagtGTGTATAAGGATACAATGGCAAGTGCCCCATTCCTCACTTTCTTTAACCAAAGTAACATACATTCATTAAGAAGACTGTGGTGCCAAAAGTACAACgaatttattttcctttggTAACAATTTGTACATTGCCGATACCAACGATGATGAAACTGAAAAAGAGCATTCAGATGTTTCAAACCGAGTGAAGTTCAATCAGTTTCAATACCAAAAGATAATCTCCCTTGAGCAAGGACTTGGATAGTAAACAGTAAATGTAAACCCACAGTCAACAAACTAACCATCCCAGAACCACAAAGCTTGAAAATGATCACAGCCTCAATTCTCAACTCCTACATCTGCAGTCATTTGACGATCCAGCTCCTTCCAGAATGAACCATGGCCACTGGGAGATActatttatagttttatacAACATGAGGTTAATAGAAAATCATGTAAAATTATTGGGTAACTCCTtttaacactaaaaaaaatactaatgatagaaacctttttttatcttaaacaaAACTAGTTTGATCCTTAAAGATGAATAAATGGTACTTAGTAACATAGTCTAAACAAGTAGCAAAATGATATAAGTGAGTACATAACTCCAATAAGACCATATAACATGCTAGAGGATGATAGGTGGAACTTAATGACAACATcatatttctattttctaatgTCATCATGATAAGTTAAAATCTTATTCCTATTACTTCTTCTTCATTGTTGACTTTCTCCGTACAATTTCCATTCAGTAAGCCAGACTAGTGCTATCAAACTTGACTATCTTCTCATCATCTATCAACATAGAACCTATTGACCCAGATTCCCACCGGAATCAGGATAACAGAGTAAAAAGGGTTCAAACCTCAGCGTGCGCCAAATATCTCTTGTGGTGGATCATAGATACTTGAATCAGGAAAAATCTCCTCAAAATCCTGTTTCACTTTGTTTCTCAAAAGAGGATGGGGCAGAAGTCCTTTCAACAAAATCCTGAATGGCAACTCCTCTGGCGGATCAGGAGAATTCTTCATGTCCTCGTATATGTTCATGGCATCCGCGGGAGATCCATAGTTCAAGAAGCCCCTTATAACTTCAGTATAAGTCTGGGAATCGGGGAACAGATTTTCCTCTCTCATGCTTTCCCACAATTGCAATACTTCATCCATTTTCTTAGCCCTTGCCAATGCAATGAT harbors:
- the LOC100808626 gene encoding uncharacterized protein, which produces MLSSFGFVSSAYMSDSDVSRRKMTTTTRIHIMALDGIVNVNSLFTLALFLGITTTSTTNTLIGDDNAACAAGASISEGLIAFHVYSFSSFLFSSLIALALKNIINFSKDIKDGDVVLDNNNNNWVHSAAKINTVVLRLGTLVSAFGSVFGCGFLVMALVDLVQIKLGTLACGSPHTFAAVAPLLVLVPTALLIYVVLVLYSFTR